Proteins encoded by one window of Electrophorus electricus isolate fEleEle1 chromosome 17, fEleEle1.pri, whole genome shotgun sequence:
- the smg6 gene encoding telomerase-binding protein EST1A isoform X1, with the protein MVTKMADELDRVRISAAELRVEASSFVTQKGNLKEVEENTSKKQLQREVRRPDLQRYQPGAGQSRRRKDSAEGEARALSSERAHTSGERVSDPDIKMPDSSPSSDLNLLSGDCPSGTSNFNTDRTKDSSNHLHAGRSPVKDKISRTGTSGSPKLSRKIRKPDREIYQPGGRRSKGGRGSGLNKELEQLSKEKEEKTTAGSCGCVGLVEEGKDMLEEDVKEREEKEKVKKSKEGRRKQEPGKEQKSSDSPSTHNGLTSVENVTDKVTNLNISSPATLESQGKKGARAEDGGDRRKKLSSEGRRNRAGGAERGSCDVDGKKKERGTQRSRGGRERGSNHASGRREEGEGVEKSSATHQWEKNYDQTTEERWQRDVQAKDVGQDQNLQGKHRNNHTKDRNGERHRLSEESGNNKVSSASKRYSKSDIRRPRNRTYSTSSASSGASIDAPRGSQRRKANAAFGGRERGEGRLAPRSHEMMMALKEGTTEKQPRQKRWTAREMSSTDSLEEGEVWERDDERRGLRDREAEDDSSAFIASKRNNRGLRGSLGSGRGGILRVSLDKQSSSSTGAGEDQTKRKNQGPRGRGRGILVLPAHTELTASPEPGPRLMGGMRGGMGLARGRGGRGGSTRRLWDPNNPDKKPALAGNQQSQRSPLQQSLYLQHQGGYGPLHFLDTDDETAGSPPIPQGDHFQSQQAAAMAYYKFQNSDNPYCYPLPANAPNTPPRYAYPYQFSYQMSASNGIYPSPALAPFYGTYGQGGQGYPITGGTTISQEEAEVQTRGELGKLLRVADSQELQLSNLLSRERLSPDGLDRMAQLRAELLTLYERVILTDIEFSDSQNLDQVLWKNVFYQVIERFRQLLKDQDSDTAVQIRAMLLTILEEGAVFFDSLLQKLQTVFQFKLEDYMDGMAVRSRPLRKTVKYALISAQRCMICQGDIARYREQASDSANYGKARSWYLKAQQIAPKNGRPYNQLALLAVYTKRKLDAVYYYMRSLAASNPILTAKESLMSLFEEAKRKAEQIERRRKQDLEAGTRGLRGRGGGRGEDATRVEIWIRPSGHPGVASRSAGSESSKEPEQDAGLSALTASDLNKRFILSFLHTHGKLFTKVGMESFPAVASHVLREFRALLRHSPSPLGTARMLQIVTINMFTIHYAQTRAGGQGETRSVLEEQATSLGLAMFGLLVQRCTEILKETPAELIPAEELGDCDAEEEEPMVRVSMFPTDLRELLPSVKVWSDWMLGHPEQWNPPPCSVDGSPDVWQFLAELCNALACVYHGETPLYKADADSQGEEDMRLLVLEEDRMLAGFIPLLAAPQEPCYIDPQTDAAMAADCKRVTVLKYFLEALCGQEEPLLAFKGGKYISVAAPPAPSQQREGKSQSQTPEQSQQEDDVILEDSSLSASEGEVDGDVSEDDIRELRARRHALAHKLAQQQKRRDKIQAVLQTGGQLELEIRPFYLVPDTNCFIDHLDGLRKLLACGTYILVVPLIVITELDGLAKGLECRDGEPAAHARLVQEQAKAAVAFLEKGFEAREPGLRALTSRGSQLESIAFRSEDTSGQKGNNDDVILSCCLHYCQDKAKDFMPVQRDRPVRLRREVVLLTDDRNLRVKALTKNVPVRDIPAFLSWAKVG; encoded by the exons atggTGACGAAAATGGCGGACGAGCTGGACAGAGTACGAATTTCGGCCGCTGAACTACGAGTAGAGGCGTCGAGTTTTGTCACACAAAAGGGCAACTTAAAAG AGGTAGAAGAGAACACCAGTAAGAAGCAGCTACAGCGAGAGGTGAGACGGCCGGATCTGCAGCGCTATCAGCCTGGAGCAGGGCAGTCGCGCAGACGCAAAGACAGCGCGGAGGGAGAAGCGCGGGCGCTTTCCagtgagcgtgcacacacatcgGGCGAGCGCGTGTCAGATCCGGACATCAAAATGCCTGACAGCTCTCCAAGTTCTGATCTGAATCTCCTCAGTGGAGACTGTCCATCAGGGACAAGCAACTTCAATACGGACAGAACTAAAGACTCTTCCAACCATCTGCATGCTGGAAGGAGCCCTGTTAAAGATAAGATATCAAGAACTGGTACATCTGGGTCTCCGAAACTGTCTCGGAAAATACGCAAACCTGATCGTGAGATATATCAGCCAGGTGGACGAAGGTCCAAAGGTGGTAGAGGCTCTGGTTTAAACAAGGAGTTGGAGCAACTAtccaaagaaaaggaagaaaaaacaacagctgGTAGCTGTGGATGTGTGGGATTAGTGGAAGAAGGTAAGGATATGCTGGAGGAGGAcgtaaaagaaagagaggagaaagaaaaggtgaaaaaaagcaaagaaggCAGAAGAAAACAGGAGCCAGGAAAAGAGCAGAAGAGTTCAGACTCGCCATCTACACACAACGGCCTGACCAGTGTTGAAAATGTAACCGATAAAGTGACGAACCTCAACATTAGCAGCCCCGCAACTTTGGAGTCACAAGGAAAGAAAGGAGCCCGAGCTGAAGATGGGGGTGATAGGAGAAAAaagttgagcagtgagggccgCAGGAACAGAGcaggaggggcagagagaggctCGTGTGATGTGGATGGAaagaagaaggagagggggaCCCAAAGGTCCagagggggcagagagaggggtTCCAACCATGCTTCAGGGAGGAGGGAAGAAGGGGAGGGAGTGGAGAAAAGCTCCGCCACACACCAGTGGGAGAAAAACTATGACCAAACAACAGAAGAACGGTGGCAGCGCGATGTGCAAGCAAAAGATGTTGGTCAAGACCAAAACTTACAAGGAAAACATAGAAATAACCACACAAAAGACAGGAACGGAGAGAGACACCGGCTGTCTGAAGAATCGGGCAATAACAAAGTGAGCTCTGCTTCCAAACGCTATTCCAAGTCAGACATCCGGCGTCCTCGAAACCGGACCTATAGCACGAGCTCAGCCAGCAGTGGAGCCAGCATCGATGCACCAAGAGGCTCTCAGAGACGTAAGGCTAATGCAGCTTTCGGGggaagggagaggggagaggggagactTGCACCCAGGTCTCATGAAATGATGATGGCGTTAAAAGAAGGGACCACAGAGAAGCAGCCCAGACAGAAGAGGTGGACAGCTAGAGAGATGTCCTCCACGGATTCCCTTGAGGAGGGTGAGGTATGGGAACGGGATGATGAGAGAAGAGGCCTgcgagacagagaggctgaggaTGACAGCAGTGCTTTCATAGCCTCCAAACGGAACAACAGGGGCTTAAGAGGATCTTTGGGCAGTGGTCGAGGAGGAATTTTAAGAGTTTCTTTAGACAAGCAATCTAGTTCTTCCACAGGAGCTGGTGAGGACCAGACAAAGCGAAAAAATCAGGGTCCCAGAGGTAGAGGACGAGGTATCCTGGtcctcccagcacacactgagctAACTGCATCCCCAGAGCCTGGACCTCGTCTGATGGGTGGGATGAGAGGTGGTATGGGCCTGGCCAGAGGAAGAGGGGGTCGTGGAGGAAGTACAAGGAGGCTCTGGGACCCAAATAACCCTGATAAGAAACCTGCCCTGGCAGGCAACCAACAGTCTCAGCGTTCTCCTCTCCAGCAGTCGTTATACCTACAGCATCAAGGAGGATATGGCCCGCTGCACTTCCTGGACACTGATGATGAAACTGCAGGGAGCCCTCCAATCCCCCAGGGGGATCACTTCCAAAGTCAGCAGGCTGCTGCCATGGCTTACTACAAATTCCAGAACTCTGACAATCCTTACTGCTACCCATTGCCAGCCAATGCTCCAAACACCCCTCCACGCTATGCATATCCCTATCAGTTTTCATACCAAATGTCTGCCTCTAATGGGATTTACCCCAGCCCTGCTCTGGCACCTTTCTATGGAACATATGGTCAGGGTGGTCAGGGTTACCCCATTACAGGTGGCACCACAATTAgccaggaggaggcagaggtACAGACCAGGGGGGAGTTAGGAAAACTGCTGCGAGTGGCTGACAGTCAGGAGCTCCAGCTCAGCAACCTACTGTCCAGGGAACGACTGAGCCCAGATGGACTGGACAGGATGGCCCAGCTGAG GGCAGAGCTCTTGACATTGTATGAGCGAGTGATTCTAACGGATATTGAGTTCTCAGACTCTCAGAACTTGGACCAAGTGCTGTGGAAGAATGTGTTTTATCAGGTCATTGAGAGATTCAGACAACTTCTGAAAGACCAGGACTCTGATACAGCTGTTCAGATCAGAGCCATGCTTTTAACAATACTAGAAGAG GGGGCAGTGTTCTTTGATTCACTGCTGCAGAAGCTGCAAACTGTTTTCCAGTTTAAGCTTGAAGACTACATGGATGGAATGGCAGTACGCTCAAGACCTCTGCGCAAAACG GTGAAATACGCTCTGATCAGTGCTCAGCGCTGTATGATCTGTCAGGGAGATATTGCAAGATACAGAGAACAAGCCAGTGATTCTGCCAACTATGGTAAAGCACGCAG ttGGTACCTAAAAGCTCAGCAAATTGCACCAAAAAATGGAAGACCCTACAATCAGCTGGCTTTGCTGGCAGTGTACACA AAGCGAAAGCTGGATGCTGTGTATTACTACATGCGTAGTCTGGCTGCCAGCAACCCAATTCTCACAGCCAAGGAGAGCCTGATGAGTCTGTTTGAGGAAGCCAAGCGCAAG GCTGAGCAGATCGAGCGCAGGCGTAAGCAAGATCTGGAGGCTGGCACACGGGGCCTGCGGGGGCGTGGAGGGGGTCGGGGTGAGGATGCCACCCGCGTGGAAATCTGGATACGTCCCAGCGGGCATCCGGGAGTAGCATCTCGCTCAGCGGGCAGCGAGTCGAGCAAAGAGCCGGAGCAGGACGCAGGGCTGAGCGCACTGACCGCCAGTGAT CTCAACAAGAGATTTATCTTGAGTTTTCTCCACACTCATGGAAAGCTCTTCACTAAAGTAGG GATGGAGAGCTTCCCAGCTGTGGCCAGTCATGTGTTGCGGGAGTTCCGGGCCCTCCTCCGgcatagcccctcccctcttGGTACTGCACGCATGTTGCAGATCGTCACAATCAACATGTTCACTATCCACTACGCACAGACCAGAG CCGGAGGACAGGGAGAAACCCGTTCAGTGTTGGAGGAACAGGCCACCTCTCTGGGTTTGGCTATGTTTGGGCTGCTAGTGCAACGTTGTACAGAAATCCTGAAAGAAACCCCCGCAG AGCTCATCCCAGCGGAGGAGCTTGGAGATTGTGATGCAGAGGAAGAAGAGCCCATGGTGCGAGTGTCCATGTTTCCGACTGACCTGCGGGAGCTTCTTCCCAGCGTTAAAGTCTGGTCTGACTGGATGCTGGGCCACCCGGAACAGTGGAACCCTCCCCCATGCAGTGTCGA CGGCAGCCCAGACGTCTGGCAGTTCCTGGCAGAGCTGTGCAATGCACTGGCGTGTGTCTACCATGGCGAGACGCCGCTCTACAAGGCAGACGCTGACAGCCAGGGGGAAGAGGACATGCGTCTGCTGGTGCTGGAGGAGGACCGAATGCTGGCCGGGTTCATCCCCCTGCTGGCTGCTCCGCAGGAGCCCTGCTACATCGACCCGCAGACAGACGCT GCCATGGCAGCAGACTGTAAGCGAGTGACTGTACTGAAGTACTTTCTGGAGGCTCTGTGTGGTCAGGAGGAGCCACTGCTGGCCTTTAAAGGAGGGAAGTACATCTCAGTAGCAGCACCTCCCGCTCCCAGCCAGCAAAGGGAGGGCAAGAGCCAGTCACAGACTCCCGAGCAGAGCCAG cagGAGGATGATGTGATATTAGAGGACTCCTCCCTGTCTGCATCGGAGGGAGAGGTGGATGGGGATGTAAGCGAGGATGACATTCGAGAGCTGAGAGCTCGGCGCCACGCGCTAGCTCATAAACTAGCCCAGcagcagaagaggagagacaaaatacag GCTGTGCTGCAGACAGGAGGGCAACTGGAGCTAGAGATCAGGCCCTTCTACCTTGTCCCTGATACCAATTGCTTCATCGACCACTTAGATGGCCTGAGGAAGCTACTGGCCTGTGGGACCTACATACTGGTGGTCCCTCTGATTG TGATCACAGAGCTGGATGGCTTGGCTAAGGGCCTCGAGTGCCGTGACGGGGAGCCGGCAGCCCACGCCAGGCTGGTGCAGGAGCAGGCTAAAGCAGCCGTGGCCTTCCTGGAGAAGGGCTTTGAGGCCCGCGAGCCAGGCTTGAGGGCACTCACAAGCAGGGGGAGCCAGCTGGAGTCAATTGCCTTCCGCAGTGAGGACACCTCTGGACAAAAG GGCAACAATGATGATGTGATTTTGTCATGCTGTCTGCATTACTGTCAAGACAAGGCCAAGGACTTCATGCCTGTTCAAAGAG
- the smg6 gene encoding telomerase-binding protein EST1A isoform X2: MVTKMADELDRVRISAAELRVEASSFVTQKGNLKEVEENTSKKQLQREVRRPDLQRYQPGAGQSRRRKDSAEGEARALSSERAHTSGERVSDPDIKMPDSSPSSDLNLLSGDCPSGTSNFNTDRTKDSSNHLHAGRSPVKDKISRTGTSGSPKLSRKIRKPDREIYQPGGRRSKGGRGSGLNKELEQLSKEKEEKTTAGSCGCVGLVEEGKDMLEEDVKEREEKEKVKKSKEGRRKQEPGKEQKSSDSPSTHNGLTSVENVTDKVTNLNISSPATLESQGKKGARAEDGGDRRKKLSSEGRRNRAGGAERGSCDVDGKKKERGTQRSRGGRERGSNHASGRREEGEGVEKSSATHQWEKNYDQTTEERWQRDVQAKDVGQDQNLQGKHRNNHTKDRNGERHRLSEESGNNKVSSASKRYSKSDIRRPRNRTYSTSSASSGASIDAPRGSQRRKANAAFGGRERGEGRLAPRSHEMMMALKEGTTEKQPRQKRWTAREMSSTDSLEEGEVWERDDERRGLRDREAEDDSSAFIASKRNNRGLRGSLGSGRGGILRVSLDKQSSSSTGAGEDQTKRKNQGPRGRGRGILVLPAHTELTASPEPGPRLMGGMRGGMGLARGRGGRGGSTRRLWDPNNPDKKPALAGNQQSQRSPLQQSLYLQHQGGYGPLHFLDTDDETAGSPPIPQGDHFQSQQAAAMAYYKFQNSDNPYCYPLPANAPNTPPRYAYPYQFSYQMSASNGIYPSPALAPFYGTYGQGGQGYPITGGTTISQEEAEVQTRGELGKLLRVADSQELQLSNLLSRERLSPDGLDRMAQLRAELLTLYERVILTDIEFSDSQNLDQVLWKNVFYQVIERFRQLLKDQDSDTAVQIRAMLLTILEEGAVFFDSLLQKLQTVFQFKLEDYMDGMAVRSRPLRKTVKYALISAQRCMICQGDIARYREQASDSANYGKARSWYLKAQQIAPKNGRPYNQLALLAVYTKRKLDAVYYYMRSLAASNPILTAKESLMSLFEEAKRKAEQIERRRKQDLEAGTRGLRGRGGGRGEDATRVEIWIRPSGHPGVASRSAGSESSKEPEQDAGLSALTASDLNKRFILSFLHTHGKLFTKVGMESFPAVASHVLREFRALLRHSPSPLGTARMLQIVTINMFTIHYAQTRAGGQGETRSVLEEQATSLGLAMFGLLVQRCTEILKETPAELIPAEELGDCDAEEEEPMVRVSMFPTDLRELLPSVKVWSDWMLGHPEQWNPPPCSVDGSPDVWQFLAELCNALACVYHGETPLYKADADSQGEEDMRLLVLEEDRMLAGFIPLLAAPQEPCYIDPQTDAAMAADCKRVTVLKYFLEALCGQEEPLLAFKGGKYISVAAPPAPSQQREGKSQSQTPEQSQEDDVILEDSSLSASEGEVDGDVSEDDIRELRARRHALAHKLAQQQKRRDKIQAVLQTGGQLELEIRPFYLVPDTNCFIDHLDGLRKLLACGTYILVVPLIVITELDGLAKGLECRDGEPAAHARLVQEQAKAAVAFLEKGFEAREPGLRALTSRGSQLESIAFRSEDTSGQKGNNDDVILSCCLHYCQDKAKDFMPVQRDRPVRLRREVVLLTDDRNLRVKALTKNVPVRDIPAFLSWAKVG, translated from the exons atggTGACGAAAATGGCGGACGAGCTGGACAGAGTACGAATTTCGGCCGCTGAACTACGAGTAGAGGCGTCGAGTTTTGTCACACAAAAGGGCAACTTAAAAG AGGTAGAAGAGAACACCAGTAAGAAGCAGCTACAGCGAGAGGTGAGACGGCCGGATCTGCAGCGCTATCAGCCTGGAGCAGGGCAGTCGCGCAGACGCAAAGACAGCGCGGAGGGAGAAGCGCGGGCGCTTTCCagtgagcgtgcacacacatcgGGCGAGCGCGTGTCAGATCCGGACATCAAAATGCCTGACAGCTCTCCAAGTTCTGATCTGAATCTCCTCAGTGGAGACTGTCCATCAGGGACAAGCAACTTCAATACGGACAGAACTAAAGACTCTTCCAACCATCTGCATGCTGGAAGGAGCCCTGTTAAAGATAAGATATCAAGAACTGGTACATCTGGGTCTCCGAAACTGTCTCGGAAAATACGCAAACCTGATCGTGAGATATATCAGCCAGGTGGACGAAGGTCCAAAGGTGGTAGAGGCTCTGGTTTAAACAAGGAGTTGGAGCAACTAtccaaagaaaaggaagaaaaaacaacagctgGTAGCTGTGGATGTGTGGGATTAGTGGAAGAAGGTAAGGATATGCTGGAGGAGGAcgtaaaagaaagagaggagaaagaaaaggtgaaaaaaagcaaagaaggCAGAAGAAAACAGGAGCCAGGAAAAGAGCAGAAGAGTTCAGACTCGCCATCTACACACAACGGCCTGACCAGTGTTGAAAATGTAACCGATAAAGTGACGAACCTCAACATTAGCAGCCCCGCAACTTTGGAGTCACAAGGAAAGAAAGGAGCCCGAGCTGAAGATGGGGGTGATAGGAGAAAAaagttgagcagtgagggccgCAGGAACAGAGcaggaggggcagagagaggctCGTGTGATGTGGATGGAaagaagaaggagagggggaCCCAAAGGTCCagagggggcagagagaggggtTCCAACCATGCTTCAGGGAGGAGGGAAGAAGGGGAGGGAGTGGAGAAAAGCTCCGCCACACACCAGTGGGAGAAAAACTATGACCAAACAACAGAAGAACGGTGGCAGCGCGATGTGCAAGCAAAAGATGTTGGTCAAGACCAAAACTTACAAGGAAAACATAGAAATAACCACACAAAAGACAGGAACGGAGAGAGACACCGGCTGTCTGAAGAATCGGGCAATAACAAAGTGAGCTCTGCTTCCAAACGCTATTCCAAGTCAGACATCCGGCGTCCTCGAAACCGGACCTATAGCACGAGCTCAGCCAGCAGTGGAGCCAGCATCGATGCACCAAGAGGCTCTCAGAGACGTAAGGCTAATGCAGCTTTCGGGggaagggagaggggagaggggagactTGCACCCAGGTCTCATGAAATGATGATGGCGTTAAAAGAAGGGACCACAGAGAAGCAGCCCAGACAGAAGAGGTGGACAGCTAGAGAGATGTCCTCCACGGATTCCCTTGAGGAGGGTGAGGTATGGGAACGGGATGATGAGAGAAGAGGCCTgcgagacagagaggctgaggaTGACAGCAGTGCTTTCATAGCCTCCAAACGGAACAACAGGGGCTTAAGAGGATCTTTGGGCAGTGGTCGAGGAGGAATTTTAAGAGTTTCTTTAGACAAGCAATCTAGTTCTTCCACAGGAGCTGGTGAGGACCAGACAAAGCGAAAAAATCAGGGTCCCAGAGGTAGAGGACGAGGTATCCTGGtcctcccagcacacactgagctAACTGCATCCCCAGAGCCTGGACCTCGTCTGATGGGTGGGATGAGAGGTGGTATGGGCCTGGCCAGAGGAAGAGGGGGTCGTGGAGGAAGTACAAGGAGGCTCTGGGACCCAAATAACCCTGATAAGAAACCTGCCCTGGCAGGCAACCAACAGTCTCAGCGTTCTCCTCTCCAGCAGTCGTTATACCTACAGCATCAAGGAGGATATGGCCCGCTGCACTTCCTGGACACTGATGATGAAACTGCAGGGAGCCCTCCAATCCCCCAGGGGGATCACTTCCAAAGTCAGCAGGCTGCTGCCATGGCTTACTACAAATTCCAGAACTCTGACAATCCTTACTGCTACCCATTGCCAGCCAATGCTCCAAACACCCCTCCACGCTATGCATATCCCTATCAGTTTTCATACCAAATGTCTGCCTCTAATGGGATTTACCCCAGCCCTGCTCTGGCACCTTTCTATGGAACATATGGTCAGGGTGGTCAGGGTTACCCCATTACAGGTGGCACCACAATTAgccaggaggaggcagaggtACAGACCAGGGGGGAGTTAGGAAAACTGCTGCGAGTGGCTGACAGTCAGGAGCTCCAGCTCAGCAACCTACTGTCCAGGGAACGACTGAGCCCAGATGGACTGGACAGGATGGCCCAGCTGAG GGCAGAGCTCTTGACATTGTATGAGCGAGTGATTCTAACGGATATTGAGTTCTCAGACTCTCAGAACTTGGACCAAGTGCTGTGGAAGAATGTGTTTTATCAGGTCATTGAGAGATTCAGACAACTTCTGAAAGACCAGGACTCTGATACAGCTGTTCAGATCAGAGCCATGCTTTTAACAATACTAGAAGAG GGGGCAGTGTTCTTTGATTCACTGCTGCAGAAGCTGCAAACTGTTTTCCAGTTTAAGCTTGAAGACTACATGGATGGAATGGCAGTACGCTCAAGACCTCTGCGCAAAACG GTGAAATACGCTCTGATCAGTGCTCAGCGCTGTATGATCTGTCAGGGAGATATTGCAAGATACAGAGAACAAGCCAGTGATTCTGCCAACTATGGTAAAGCACGCAG ttGGTACCTAAAAGCTCAGCAAATTGCACCAAAAAATGGAAGACCCTACAATCAGCTGGCTTTGCTGGCAGTGTACACA AAGCGAAAGCTGGATGCTGTGTATTACTACATGCGTAGTCTGGCTGCCAGCAACCCAATTCTCACAGCCAAGGAGAGCCTGATGAGTCTGTTTGAGGAAGCCAAGCGCAAG GCTGAGCAGATCGAGCGCAGGCGTAAGCAAGATCTGGAGGCTGGCACACGGGGCCTGCGGGGGCGTGGAGGGGGTCGGGGTGAGGATGCCACCCGCGTGGAAATCTGGATACGTCCCAGCGGGCATCCGGGAGTAGCATCTCGCTCAGCGGGCAGCGAGTCGAGCAAAGAGCCGGAGCAGGACGCAGGGCTGAGCGCACTGACCGCCAGTGAT CTCAACAAGAGATTTATCTTGAGTTTTCTCCACACTCATGGAAAGCTCTTCACTAAAGTAGG GATGGAGAGCTTCCCAGCTGTGGCCAGTCATGTGTTGCGGGAGTTCCGGGCCCTCCTCCGgcatagcccctcccctcttGGTACTGCACGCATGTTGCAGATCGTCACAATCAACATGTTCACTATCCACTACGCACAGACCAGAG CCGGAGGACAGGGAGAAACCCGTTCAGTGTTGGAGGAACAGGCCACCTCTCTGGGTTTGGCTATGTTTGGGCTGCTAGTGCAACGTTGTACAGAAATCCTGAAAGAAACCCCCGCAG AGCTCATCCCAGCGGAGGAGCTTGGAGATTGTGATGCAGAGGAAGAAGAGCCCATGGTGCGAGTGTCCATGTTTCCGACTGACCTGCGGGAGCTTCTTCCCAGCGTTAAAGTCTGGTCTGACTGGATGCTGGGCCACCCGGAACAGTGGAACCCTCCCCCATGCAGTGTCGA CGGCAGCCCAGACGTCTGGCAGTTCCTGGCAGAGCTGTGCAATGCACTGGCGTGTGTCTACCATGGCGAGACGCCGCTCTACAAGGCAGACGCTGACAGCCAGGGGGAAGAGGACATGCGTCTGCTGGTGCTGGAGGAGGACCGAATGCTGGCCGGGTTCATCCCCCTGCTGGCTGCTCCGCAGGAGCCCTGCTACATCGACCCGCAGACAGACGCT GCCATGGCAGCAGACTGTAAGCGAGTGACTGTACTGAAGTACTTTCTGGAGGCTCTGTGTGGTCAGGAGGAGCCACTGCTGGCCTTTAAAGGAGGGAAGTACATCTCAGTAGCAGCACCTCCCGCTCCCAGCCAGCAAAGGGAGGGCAAGAGCCAGTCACAGACTCCCGAGCAGAGCCAG GAGGATGATGTGATATTAGAGGACTCCTCCCTGTCTGCATCGGAGGGAGAGGTGGATGGGGATGTAAGCGAGGATGACATTCGAGAGCTGAGAGCTCGGCGCCACGCGCTAGCTCATAAACTAGCCCAGcagcagaagaggagagacaaaatacag GCTGTGCTGCAGACAGGAGGGCAACTGGAGCTAGAGATCAGGCCCTTCTACCTTGTCCCTGATACCAATTGCTTCATCGACCACTTAGATGGCCTGAGGAAGCTACTGGCCTGTGGGACCTACATACTGGTGGTCCCTCTGATTG TGATCACAGAGCTGGATGGCTTGGCTAAGGGCCTCGAGTGCCGTGACGGGGAGCCGGCAGCCCACGCCAGGCTGGTGCAGGAGCAGGCTAAAGCAGCCGTGGCCTTCCTGGAGAAGGGCTTTGAGGCCCGCGAGCCAGGCTTGAGGGCACTCACAAGCAGGGGGAGCCAGCTGGAGTCAATTGCCTTCCGCAGTGAGGACACCTCTGGACAAAAG GGCAACAATGATGATGTGATTTTGTCATGCTGTCTGCATTACTGTCAAGACAAGGCCAAGGACTTCATGCCTGTTCAAAGAG